The DNA segment TTCTTGGACCGGCTGTTCGACGGCGAAGAACTGGAGCGCGAGTGGGTCGACGCCGACCGCGAAGTGGTTCCGGAGGCGACCGGGAAGACGGTCGTCGACGCCGACGAGGGCGAGGACGAGTCGGACTGAGGGCCGGGGTCTCGTCGCCGCGGCTCACTCCTCGTCGGCCCGCTCCAACCCCGACGCGTCGTCGACGACCTCCGGCGTTCCGCTCAGGATGCCGCGCAGCCCCGTCATCGGCTCGCCGACCGAGACGCCCTCCTCGGTGATGCGGAACTCGCGGATCGTCCGCTCGAAGTCGCTCGTCCGCTTCTTCAGGACGCCGATCGCCTTCCGCATCTCGCCTTGGACCTCCAGGTGCCGGAGGAAGACGATGTTGTCGGCGAGGTAACTGATGTTCTCGACGGTCGCCTTGAACTGACCGGTGATGTTCCGCGTCTCGTCGATGAAGATGGCGGTCACCCCCATGTTCTTGAGGTACCGTCCCAGCGCGTGCATCTGCTGGAGCATCATCCCCTCCTCGCCGCGGAGCGTGAGCCGGTAGCCCGCGATGCCGTCGACCATCACGATGTCAGCGCCGCGCTCCTCGACCTCCTCGCGGACCATGCGGGCGAACTCCTGTGGCGACCGCTCCAGCGCCTCCACCTCGTTCACCTGGAGCGTCCCCCGCTCGATCATCTCGTCGACCGGGATCCCGACGGCGCGGGAGCGCGTGAGGAACGTCTGCCGGTTCTCCTCGAACAGGTAGATGACGGAGCGCTCGCCGCGTCCGGCGGCCTCCTTCATGAACTGCGTGCTCAGCGTCGTCTTGCCGACACCCGTCGGCCCGCTGACGATGCTGACCGTCCCGCGTTCGAGCCCGCCGTGGAGCAGGTCGTCGACCCCCTCGATCCCCGAGGATATCTGTTCGAAGTCGAACTCACCGGTGTGCTTCCCGGGCTGGAGCGCCGGGTACACCTCGATGCCGGCGTCTGTCACCCGATAGGCGTGGTCGCCGCTCTGCGTCGACGAGCCGCGGAACTTCGGCACGTCGATCGTCTTCCCGTACTCCTCCGCGCCCAGCCGGATCGTCCCGTCCGTGATGAACTCCAGGTCGTCGGTCGGCAGCGAGGCGGTGTTCTGGACGGTGAAGGCCACGGTCACGTCGCGTTCTTTCAGGAATCGCATGAATCCGACGACCTGCTTGCGGAACTGGTAGTCGTCGGACAACAGGAATCGGAGCTGGGTCAGCGGGTCGACGACGACGCGGTCGGGATCGACCGCGGTGACGCCCTCCACGATCTGCTCGGTGAGCGGTTCGCTCTCGACCTCCGACGGCGCGAACACCTCGTACGACTGCTCCTCGGTGAACACGTCGGCACCCGGACTGAGGTCGAGAAACTCGATCGCGTCCGTGTCGAAGCCGAGCGCGGCCGCGTTCGCCTCGAGGTCGCGGACGTCCTCCTCTAAGTTGATGAACAGCGAGGTCTCGCCCTCGTCGACGCCCCGCTGGAGGAAGTGGAGGCTGAGGATCGTCTTCCCGCTGCCCGCCCGACCGCGGATCATGTAGCTTCGCTCCGGGATCAGCCCCCCGGACAGTATCTCGTCGAGGCCAGGGACGCCGGTCGACACGCGATCGGGCAGTGACGCAGCCATGTCGTCGGCTCCGTGCGCCGGGTAGTTAAATCTGGATAGGTTCGAGCTCCATGTTGTCAATTATTGAACGGTAAACGGCCTGAGCGAGCGGTATAGGAGTTTGCTAAATGGGTAACTCTTAGTGGCAGTGCGTTCACCGTTCACGGAAGATGGACACGGGCCCCGAGGGGCTCGCCGACGGTGCGCCCTCCGGAAGCGGCGGCGTCGACGCGCCCGCCGAGGAGGCCGCCGACGCCGGACCCGCGGACCGGATCGACGACGCCCCGGACGGAGGCGCGCCTGAACCCGACCGGGAGCCGCGGGTGTTGCTGTTCATGCGGCCGGGTCGCGACCGAGATCTGGTGTCCGAGGTGCTGAGCGGTCGGTTCGAAACCCACGCGACGACCGACGTGGAGTCGCTCGAATCGACGTTCGACTGCTGCGTCTTCGACGCCCACGAGTTCAACCGCGTCGCCGGGTCGATCCAGCGACGGCGGGAGCTGGCCGCGCCCGTCTTCCTCCCGTTCGTCCTGCTCGTGAGCGACGACGCGGGCGGGCCGACGGCGGAGAACACGTGGGACTACGTCGACGACGTCATCGAGCTGCCGGTGCGGAAGCGGGCCCTCCGAATCAGGGTCGGCAACCTCGTCGAGCGGCGGCGCACCTCGCTCCGGCTCGCGGCCCGCGAACGGCGGCTCGAAGAGACCGTCGAGGACCTCCGGCTGAAGGAGCGCGCGATGGACGAGGCGCCGGTCGGGATCACGATCGCCGACGTCGACGGGAGCGGCGAGGGAGACAACCCGGTCGTGTACGCGAACGACGAGTTCGAGGCGCTCACCGGCTACGGCTCCGAGATGTTCGGCGCGGACTGCCGGTTCCTGCAGGGGGAGGACACGGATCCGGAGACGGTCGCGACGCTCCGGGAAGCGATCGACGAGGAGCGGCCGATCGCGGTCGACGTCCTGAACTACCGCCGCAACGGTCAGAAGTTCTGGAACCGACTCACGATCGCCCCGATCCGCGACGAGGAGGGGGCGGTCACGCACTACGTCGGCTTCCAGACGGACATCACGGAGCGGAAGATCCGGGAACGACGGCTGGAGGTGATGAAACGCGTGCTCAGCCACAACCTCCGGAACAAGATGAACCTCATCACGGGGTACACCGAACTGCTGCGGCGGGACATCGACGACGAGGAGGCGCTCGACTCGCTGGCGGTCATCGACCGCACGGCTGACGACCTGATGGGGATCGCCGGGGCGGTCCAGAAGCTCGATCACACCCTCTCCGACTCCGCGTCGGATGGGGAGGAAATCGGGCTCCGCGACCGCCTGATCGAGCTGCGGTCGCGGGTCCAAGACCGGTACCCCGAGGCGACGGTCTCCCTCTCGGTGCCCCCCGACGACCCGCTGGAGACGACCATCGTCGGCCTGGCGACGGCGATCGAGGAGGGGATGGAGAACGCCGTCAAACACAACGACGACCCGAACCCGTCGGTCGAGGTCCGCGTCGAACGGGAGTCGACGGGGTGGCTCGCGGTCGAGATCGCCGACGACGGGCCCGGCATCCCGGACCACGAGACGCGCGTGCTCGAGCGGGGCGAGACGTCGCTGACGCACGCCGACCGGCTCGGGATCTGGCTGATGTACTGGGTCGTGAGCAAGGCGGGCGGGGACTTCTCGGTCGACACGTCGAGCGAGGGGACCACGCTTCGGATGGTCGTGCCGGCGCGCCCCCGCGACGGGACGCTGAGCACGGGGTGAGACGGCCGCGAATCCCCGAGTGGTCCGGACTCAGAGCGACCGCTTCGACCGCAGCAGCGCGAGCCGGAAGCGCGCCTCCTGGCGGCTCGTCCCGCGCACGCGGCCCGTCTCGGCGTCCGCCATCGACGCGAGCGACAGCCGATCGAGCAGGGGCGGCCAGTCGGCGGCGCCCGCCGCCTCGCCGGCGAACGCGACCGCGTTCCCGAGCCCGTCGCGCTCGGCGCTCCCGAGCCGCGCCACCGCGGCGTCGGCGTCGCGGCGACCGCCGCCGACGTAGAGCCGGTCGCCGACCGCGGCGGGGAGCCACGCCGGCAGCAGGAGCAGCCACAACAGCACGCCGGCGACGGTGTACGCCCGCGGCGGGACCCGGTTCCCCTCGGGCTCGTACCCGTGGATCCGGTTGACGCGCCGGTCGGCGGCGGTCCGGTCGGCCCGGCGCCCGACGAGCAGCGTCGCCAGCAGCGCGACCGTCTCGACGAGCCCCAGCGCCGGCAGCAGGGCCGTGGTGACCGCCGCCTCCCGGCTCCGGAGTCGCACGAGCGCGTGGCGGAGCGCGGCGTCGCGGTCGGCCGCCGGGAGGGAGAGCAGCCGCGTCGAGACGATCAGCCGCGCGCCTCGGTAGCCGTCCGCCACGGCGACGTTGGCCGCGTCGGCGCGGACGACCGTCACCGCCGGGGCGTCGACGCCGACCTCCCCGGCGAGGGTCGCGACGCGGTCGGCGACGAAGTCGGCGGGGCGGTCGTCGAGCTCGGCCTCGGGGAGCCGCGCGATCCGCCGGTCGACGACTACCGGACCGACGAGCGCCGAACCGCCGAGGCCGAGGATGACCGCGGCCAGCGCGCCGGCGGCCACCGGGGGAACCCCGCCGAGGGCGGCCGGGTCGACGACGCCGAGGCCGGCGGGACCGAGCGCGACGGCGAGGGGGATCAGCGGCGCCGCGGCGAGCAGCGCGGGGACCGTCGCGAGCGCGAGCGCGCCGACCGCTCGCCTGAGACGCACTCGGCCGCGCCGGGCCTCGGACTCGCTCATTACGCACGAGTGGTGCGAGGGGCGGCGTAAAGCTCTGCCGGAGCCCGCGGCGGCGGTCGGTTCCGAGACGGAGAGGTCCGGGCCACCGGGAGCGGCCAGATCCCGGACCGGCGGCGGTGCCCGACGACGGTGGCCCTTTCGGAGCTTTTAACCCGATTCCACCACCAAATTCGGGTAATGGCTTTTGAGGATCTACTGAACGACCCCGTCATCCAGAAGTACCTCCACGAGCTGGTGGGGCCGACGGGGATGCCGGTCGCGGCCGCGCCGCCCGACGGCGAGGTCACCGACGAGGAGCTGGCGGAGGAGCTCGGACTGGAGCTCAACGACGTCCGACGCGCGCTGTTCATCCTCTACGAGAACGACCTCGCGACGTACCGCCGGGTGCGCGACGAGGACTCGGGGTGGCTCACGTACCTCTGGACGTTCCACTACGACAACATCCCGGAGAACCTCGAAGAGGAGATGTACCGCCTGCTCGACGCCTTAGAGGAGCGCGAGGAGTACGAGCGCACCCACGAGTTCTACCTCTGTGAGGTGTGTTCGATCCGCTTCGAGTTCGGCGAGGCGATGGACTTCGGCTTCGAGTGCCCCGAGTGCGGCTCCCCGGTCGAGGCGATGGACAACGACCGCCTCCGCGAGGCGATGGACCGGCGCGTCGAGGAGCTCCGCGACGAACTCAACGTGGACGTGACCGGCTGATGGTCGTCCTCGCAACCAAGTGCTACGTCGACGGGGACGCCCGCGACCGCGCGCTCGACGGCATGGGATCGCTCGTCGCCAACGACGTCGGCGAGCTGAGCGTCGACTGGCAGGTCGGCGTCCGCGACGATGGCTTCGTGCAGGTGGACGTGACCGGCGAGGACGCCGAAGTGGCCCGGAACGTGCTCGCGGAGACGTGGGGCGAGATCGTCGCCCACGACGGCGGCCTCGAGGCTGGCGAGGAGTACGTCGGCACCCTCGAGTCGTGGGACGACGACGGGTTCGTCCTCGACGCGGGCGTCGACGTGCGGATCCCCGCCGACGAGATCGGGCTCGGCAGGGGGTCGCCGGCGCAGGTCGTCGAGCGGTTCGGGCTGGTCCAACACCTCTCGCTGCGGTTCGTCTACGGCGGCGACGTCGGCGACCCGGACGCGGAGCCGAGCCGCCTCGCCGACGCCGAGCGCGACCGCCTGTACGACTGGCAGCGCGGGGACGGCCGGGTCAACGTCAACTCGGCGACCCGCGGCGAGGTGCGCGCGACGGTGAATCGCGCGGGCCACGCGCAGGACATCATCACCGTGGAGCGACTCGGCCTCTTAGAGCAGAGCATCGTCTGCACCGAGAACACCGACCCGCCGGGGCTGCTCGCCGCGATCGGTTCGTACCTCCCGGCGGAGATGCGCTGCGTCGTCTGAGCCCGTGAACCGACGATTCGCCCTCGCTGTCGCCGTCGTCGCGCTGCTCGCCGTCAGCGCGGGCTGTCTCACCTACGTCAACGACGGGGGCGAGGTCGCGAACGAGACGCTCGACGCGGAGCCGCCGCACGAGTACGAGTTCGACGCGGAGCGCGACGCCGCGTTCAACCTCTCGACCGGGAATCAGTACACGACGGTGTACGACGTCTCCGATATCGAGGAGCTCCGGCTGTACAGGCAGACGCCGTACGCCGGCGACCAGCCGCTGGAGTTCGAGGCGTTCCGGTACCGGACCGCCGACGGCGAGGTGCTCAACGGCACCGAGTTCCGCGCCCGCGGCGGTGAGGTCGATCGGACGCCGGACGAGACGTGGATCCGCTTCCCCGAGGAGATGGGCGAGGGGAAGGTCGCCTTCTCCGCGGCCGGGTCGCCCCGCCGGTTCACCACGCTGGCGTACGTCGACGGGTCGTACGCGGTGACGCTCCCGCCCGGGTTCAGCACCGACTTCCCGGTCGTCGGTCACGTCGCGCCGCGCGACTACGAAGTCGAGACGGTCGACGGCCGCGACCGGATCACCTGGGAGTCGGTGGAGGGCGGGTCGGTCGTGGTCCAGTCGTACCGCGAGACCGATCTGCTCGTCTTCGGCGTGATCCTCGCCGTCGCGCTCGTCGCGGCGGTCGTCGGGACCGCCTACTTCCGGCGCCAGCTGGAGGCGCTCCGAGAGCGCCGCCGGGAGCTGGGGCTCGGCGTGTACGACGACGAGGAGTAGCCGGCGGCGGGCCCTCCCTCAGACAGGGACGGCGGGACCCGCCGAACGCGGGTGCTTTTGAGTGCGCGTCGCCTTGAGAGCGGTATGAACGCCGCCGTCGTCACCGTCGGGGACGAGCTCCTCGTCGGCGACACCGAGAACACGAACGCGACGTGGCTCTGCGACCGGCTCGACGAACGCGGGGTCGTCGTCCGACGCGTGACCGTCGTGCCCGACGAGGTCGGCGAGATCGCGCGCGTCGTCAACGAGTACCACGCCGAGTACGACGCCGTGGTCGTCACCGGCGGGCTCGGTCCGACCCACGACGACGTGACGATGGACGGGGTCGCGGCCGCCTTCGGCCGGGGGCTCGAGCGGAACGAGGAGGCCGCGGCGTGGCTCGCCGAGCGCGGGTACAGCGCCGACGACCTCGCCGCGGAGACGACGCACCTGCCGGCCGACTGCCGCCCGCTCGCCAACGAGGCCGGCGTCGCGCCAGGCGCCGTCGTCGAGTCGGTGTACGTCCTCCCCGGCGTCCCGACGGAGATGGAGGCGATGTTCGAGTCGGTCGCCGACGAGTTCGACGGGACGCCGACCCACACCGTCACGGTCGACGTCGACGAGCCGGAGAGCGCCCTGCTCGACCGGTTCACGGAACTGCAAGCGGAGTTCGACGTCAGCGTCGGCTCCTACCCCGGCGAGAGCGTCCGGGTGAAGATCACGGCGACGAGCGCGGCCGAGGCCGAGCGCGCCGCCGAGTGGGTCCGGGAGCGGTCGACGCTGGTCGAGTCGCGCTGAGCGGACCGGGCGTGGTTCGGAGGAGAAGGGAACCGGACTCGGTGGGGCGACTACCGGTACAGATACGCGAGCCACACGGCGGTGACGCCGAGGCTCGCGAGGAGCACGGCGGTCGCGGTCGCGTCGATCGGGAGCGGCTCGGTCACGGCGGCTTCGAGGAGCATGGACGACGGTTGCTCCGGGGGCGTCTTAAGTATTGAACTTCCGGGCTCGGCGGCGGTCGGAGCTCCTCCACAGCCCGCGGGCCCCGGGCGGGCGCGGCGCCGAGACGCGCCCGCTTAAGTTTCCGCCGCCGTAGGTCGGACCATGCACGTCGGCTTCGTGATGAATCCGGTGGCCGGGATGGGAGGCCGCGTCGGCCTCAAGGGCACCGACGGGAAGGTCGCGGAGGCGATCGCTCGGGGCGCGGAGCCGCGCGCTCCCGACCGCGCGCGGCGGGCGCTAGCGCGGCTCGCGACGGTCGCGCCGGACGCCAGCGTCTCGACCGCAGCAGACCCGATGGGCGAGCGGCTGGTCAGGGAGGCCGGGTTCGACCCGGTCCGCGTCGTCGACCCGTTCGGCGACGACCGAAACGAAGACCGCGAGCCGCCCGGCCCCACGGAGACGACTGCGGCCCACACCGCGCGCGTCGTCGAGGCGTTCGTCGCGAGCGGCGGGGACGACAGCGAGGGGGACGGCACCGCCGATCCGGTCGACCTCGTGCTGTTCGTCGGCGGCGACGGCACCGCGACCGACGTGGCGGCGGCGCTGGAGGCGGCGGACAGCGAGGTCCCGATGCTCGGCGTCCCCGCCGGGGTGAAGGTGTACTCCTCCGTGTTCGCCGTCTCGCCGGAGGACGCGGCCGAGGTCGCGGCGACGTTCTCTCGCACCGAGCGCCGCGAGGTGATGGACATCGACGAGGACGCCTACCGCGAGGGAGAGGTCCACCCGGAGCTCCGGGCGGTCGCGCGCGTCCCCGTCGCCGACGACCTCCAGTCGTCGAAACAGACAGCGAGCGGGACCGTGGAGTCGCTCGCCGAGGGGGTCGCCGACGACATCCGCGAGCGCGACGGGGAGGGCGTCGCCTTCGTGCTCGGTCCGGGCTCGACCGTCGGCGCGATCAAGGCCGAGCTGGGGTTCGAGCCGTCGCCGATCGGCGTCGACGTGTGGCGCGACGGCGAGGTGGTGCTGCGGGACGGGACGGAGCGCGAGATCCTCGACGCGCTCGGCGAGGAGAACGTGATCGTGGTCTCGCCGATCGGCGGGCAGGGGTTCGTCTTCGGCCGCGGGAACCCGCAGCTGTCGCCGGCGGTGATCCGGCGGTGCGACCTGCGGATCGTCGCCTCGCGGGCGAAGCTCGACGACGTGCGCGCGCTCCGGGTCGACACCGACGACCCCGACCTCAACGAGGAGCTGGCGGGGTGGGTCCGGGTCCGCGTCGGGAAGTTCGAGACGCGGATGATGAAGATCGTCTGAGAGCCCGGTCGGCCGCGAGCGAAGGCCGCGCGGCCCCCTCCGCCGCGGAAGGTACAAGCCGCTCGTCGCACAAGGGTGGTGCATGCCATCATCGCTCGCGGACCAGCCGGTCGAACCGTCGGAGGAGGGCGACGAGCCGCTGACCGACGACGAGTACGCCGACTACCTCGCCGAGCTCGGGGACGCGTGGGAGGTCGTCGACGACCACCATCTGGAAGCGTCCTACGAGTTCGACGACTTCGCGACCGCGCTGGCGTTCACCAACGACGTCGGCGAGCTCGCCGAGGAGGAGTGGCACCACCCGGACCTGCACCTGTCGTGGGGCGAGGTCGGCGTCGAGATGTGGAGCCACGACATCGGCGGGCTCCACGAGTCCGACTTCGTGATGGCCGCGCGGATGGATCGGATCTACGAGGAGTACGGCGACGACTGACCTCCCGCCCTCCCGGACGCTCGCGCCCGCCGCCGACCCGCGAGGGGCGCCGACGCGACAACGGACGGGTTTAAAACCCTCCCGGCGAAAGTGCCGGCAATGAGCGCGAACGTCTTCCTGGTCCCGATAGACCCGGAGAACTTCGACCGAACGGTCCGGTCCGCGGTCGATCTCACCGAGTACGACGACCGTCCGGAACCCCTCGCGGACCTCGACGAGGCCCGCCTGTGGGCCGTCGACGACGAGAGCGGCAACGGCTCCACGTTCGAGAAGATGGAAGAGGGCGACCTCCTGCTGTTCTACCACGACGGCGAGTACCTCGCGACCGGCCGCGTCGGGACGACCTTCGAGGACGGGGACCGCTGGGTCTCCAGCACGTTCTGGACCGCGTTCCCGACGACTCGCGTGTACACGGTCACCGACTTCGCGGCCGTCTCCGCGCCGAAGCGCGCCGTCAACGCCATCTTCGACTACTCCGCCTCCTACACCCCCGGCTTCATGCGCGTCGCCGACTCGCGGGTAAACGCCGAGCTCTCCTCGATCGAGTCCGCGATCGACCACTACACGAAGCGGAACGCCTGAGCGCGCCGTCGCCTTTTAAATAGCCGGCGAGCCGCTTCTCCTCTCCCTCTCCAGAGCCGTCAGACCGCCTCGAACAGCGCCTCGTACGCGGTCTCGTAGCGCTCCGCGACCCGCTTCGGGTCCCCGCGTGCCTCGCCGCCGAGGGCCGGGAGGCCGACCGTCGTCAGCGGCTCGATCATGTCGGTCACCGTCCCCGTGTGCTCCTCCATCGTCCCCTCGCGGGGGCTCCCGGAGGCGACCGCGCGGGCCTTCGCGTACCGGTCGCCCGCGTAGATCCGCGCCCGTCCGGGGTCGACGACGGCGACCGCGTCGGGCGTCACGGGCCCGTCTCGCGGGAGCGGGCCGGCGACGTCCGCGTACGACTCGACGGCGACGGGGACCGCCGTCGCCGCGACCCGCTCCGCGAGCCGGTCGAACGCCGGGAGGTAGTCGGCAGTCATCACGTCGTTGAACGCCGCCACGTCGTCCACGCGGGTCGCGTCGGAGAGCGGGAGCCGCTCGGCGAGGTCGTCGGGCAGGAGCCCCGCCGCCTCGGCCGCGCCGTTGACGACGAACCGGCTCCCGTCCGCCCCGGTGACGCGGTCGCAGAGGAACGTGCGGTCCGCGTCGCCGAGCATCCCGGTCCGTCCGGGCGTCGGCCGCCAGAGCCGGTGGAGGGGGTTGATCGACTCGGGCATGACCGCCTCGGGGCGGCGCTCGCCGCCGACCGCCCCGAGCGGTCGCGTGCTCGCGGCCGCGAGTCGCCGCGCGTCCTTCCCGTAGAGGCGTCCGGAGTCGGTCGCGATCCGGTAGTCGTCGTGGTCGAACCAGCGGTCGTTGCCGGCGCGGGGTTTGACGCCGACCGCGTCGCCGGCCCGGTCGGCGAGGCTCGACACCAGCCCCGTCGAGAACGTCGTCTTGCCGGCGTCGACGCGGGCGCCGCCCGCGACGAGCAGGACCGGCGGGTCGTCGGATCGGCTCCCGCTCACGCGTCCTCGTCGCCCGCGTCGGTGTCCTCCTCGACCGCGTGCTCGGCGACCCCGTAGTAGCCGGGACCGTCCTCCTCCAGCGGCTCCGCGATGACCATGTCCTCGGCGTGGCTCATCACCCACGGGATCGCCCAGTCGATGAGCACCGCCTCGGTGTCGGCGTCGACCTGCGCGTCCGGCTCTAACCCCTGTAGGAGCCGGGCGATCTCGGGAACGGTGTACATCAGGTCCGGCTCGAACAGCTCCGCCGGCTCGTAGAACTCGCACGGGTAGGTCGCGTCGAACGTCGACTTCGGCTCGGGCATGGCCGGCGGTACGGCGGCGGCTCCGTAAACGCTGCCGATACGGCGGTCGGCGATCGCTGACCGACGACCTCCGAGGCGCGGCCTCGCGGCTCACGGCGCGAAGCGGTCGAAAAAAACGTCGGGGTTCGACGCGCGTCTCGGACGCGTCGGCGCGGACCGTTACTCGAAGAGCTCGACGGCCTGCTCGTAGCGGGCGGCGGGCTCGTTCCAGTCGACGACCTCGAAGAAGTTGTCGACGAACTCGCCGCGAGCCGGACCGTAGTCGTGGTAGTAGGAGTGTTCCCAGACGTCGAGCGCGAGGATGGGGTGACCGCCCCAGATGGCGCCCTGGTCGTGCTTGTCGACCACGACGTTGCGGAGCTGGTTCGAGAACGTGTCGTACACCAAGAGCGCCCAGCCGGAGGCGCCGGAGGCGGCGGCCTCGAACTCGCCCTTCCAGGCCTCGTAGGAGCCGAAGTCCTCTTCGATCCGGTCTGCCAGAGCGCCCGAGGGTTCGTCGCCGCCCTCGGGTGACATGTTCTGCCAGAACAGGTCGTGGAGGATGTGGCCCGACGAGTTGTGGGTCACGTTCCGAATCGCGCCCGCGGACGAGGAGAAGTCGTGCTCCTCGCGGTTGGCTTCGAGCGTCTCCTCGGCCGAGTTCCAGCCGTTCACGTACCCCTGATGGTGGGTGTCGTGATGCCATTCGAGCACCTGCTCGGAGATGTGCGGTTCCAGCGCGTCGTAATCGTACGGTAACGGATCGAGTTCGTAGCTCATCGTTGTATCACCTACAGCTAACATGTGTTGGAAACCTGTTAAAGATAATGAGGCAGATGATACCACACGTCACCGGACGTGAGTGTCACCCGGAAATTCGGTACGAGGGCGGTACGATTGCGGTTCAGGCCGATCGGCGACGGTACGTGTCTCCCGGGGTCGCCGGCGTCCCTCGATCGGGCGTAACTGGAAAGGGTTTCACCTCGAAGTCAGACGGGAATCGGAATCACGCGTCCTCTCTGCTTCGAATCCCTGCACGAAACGCGCGCAGCGCGGAGTGCGCCGCGCGCTCACGGTGGGACTGGGATTCGAACCCAGGAAGCCGTGAGGCTACCGGTTTTCAAGACCGGCGCAATGGGCCGCTCTGCCATCCCACCACGTCCCGACGCTCGGGGTCGTTCGACTAAGTGGTGTCGGTCCGCGAGTCAGTCCCGCACCACGCGCTCCTCGCCGTCCTCGACGACCACGTCCAGCCCGTGCTGGTGGACGAACGCAGCGGTGTAGTCGGGGACGACGCGCTCGGCGGCGAACCGTGCGCGCAGCAGCGGGACGGCGTCGAGCAGGTCGTCGCCGTCGATCATCGACGGCGAGGACGCCAGGAACTCCACGTCGCGGTCGGCGTCGCGGCCGCGCGCCGCCAGCGTCGGGAGGCTCGGCGCCTCGAAGGCGCCGTCGAAGTCGATCGGCGCGGTGAAGCCGGCGTAGTAGGTGCGCCCGCGGGTGGAGGGACCGAGCACGACCTCGTTCGTCCGGAGCTTCATCGCGGCCGAGTCGATGACGGTGCGCGAGAGCAGCGGCGCCTGCGGCGTGACGACGGCGACGGAGTCGGCGCCCTCCTCGCGGAGCAGGTGCGTGACGGTGTTGCCGGCGCGCGCGCCGAACGACGACCCGACCTGCCGCTCGAAGCGGGCGTCCTCGGTGCCGCCGAGGGTGTCGGCGACGAGCGTGCGCAGCTCGGCCTCGGGGGCGGTGTCGGTGCGGTGCTCCGCGGGCAGGTCGTCGTCGACCGGGTAGTTGACGAGGAGCTCGCCGCCGGAGCGGTCGACCGCGAGGACGGCGTCGCGGAACAGGGCCTCGTAGAGGTCGGCGGCCTCGGCGGTCGAAAGCGGCGTCGACTCCGCGATCCCGGTCGCGACGAGCCCCTCGCGGGGCGGCTGCGCCATGACGACGACGACGGTCATACCGGACCGAGTCGCCCGCGCGCCTTCAACTCGCCGTTTCGGGGCGGACCCGGCGGGCGGGGCGAGAGCAGCGGGCCCTCCGGGGGCGGCGCGGCGGACCGCTCAGGAGAAGTCGCGCCGCATCGCGATCTCGAACCACGGGCAGAGCCGGAGCTGGCGGTACAGCGCGGGGTTCTCGTGGAGGTGATCGTAGTCGACCCACAGCATGCCGCCGATCTCCGCCTCGTCCGGGTCGAGCGAGGTGTCGTCGAGGGTGACCTTCAGCACCGAGCAGACCTCCCACTCGACGCCCTCGTTGGGGTAGTACCGCTTGTACTCGAACTTGTCCGTCACCCGGAGGTCGTCGTACTGGTCCGGCGTGATCCCGAGCTCCTCCTCGAGGCGCTGTTCCGTGGCGTCCTCCTGCGTCTGCCCCTCGACCGGGTGCGAGGCGACGGTGCCGTCCCAGTGGCCGTCCCACAGCCGCTTCGTCGGGGCGCGCTGCGCCAGCAGGATCCGCCCCTCGGCGTCGTACACGAGGCAGGTGAACGCCCGGTGGCGGATCCCGTCACCGGTGTGCGCGTCGAGGCGGTTCACCGTCCCCTGTTCGGTGTCGTCGGGGTCGACGGCGATCACGTCCTGGAGCGCGT comes from the Halorubrum depositum genome and includes:
- a CDS encoding 4a-hydroxytetrahydrobiopterin dehydratase → MPSSLADQPVEPSEEGDEPLTDDEYADYLAELGDAWEVVDDHHLEASYEFDDFATALAFTNDVGELAEEEWHHPDLHLSWGEVGVEMWSHDIGGLHESDFVMAARMDRIYEEYGDD
- the sod gene encoding superoxide dismutase, whose product is MSYELDPLPYDYDALEPHISEQVLEWHHDTHHQGYVNGWNSAEETLEANREEHDFSSSAGAIRNVTHNSSGHILHDLFWQNMSPEGGDEPSGALADRIEEDFGSYEAWKGEFEAAASGASGWALLVYDTFSNQLRNVVVDKHDQGAIWGGHPILALDVWEHSYYHDYGPARGEFVDNFFEVVDWNEPAARYEQAVELFE
- a CDS encoding ATPase; translation: MSGSRSDDPPVLLVAGGARVDAGKTTFSTGLVSSLADRAGDAVGVKPRAGNDRWFDHDDYRIATDSGRLYGKDARRLAAASTRPLGAVGGERRPEAVMPESINPLHRLWRPTPGRTGMLGDADRTFLCDRVTGADGSRFVVNGAAEAAGLLPDDLAERLPLSDATRVDDVAAFNDVMTADYLPAFDRLAERVAATAVPVAVESYADVAGPLPRDGPVTPDAVAVVDPGRARIYAGDRYAKARAVASGSPREGTMEEHTGTVTDMIEPLTTVGLPALGGEARGDPKRVAERYETAYEALFEAV
- a CDS encoding DUF2064 domain-containing protein: MTVVVVMAQPPREGLVATGIAESTPLSTAEAADLYEALFRDAVLAVDRSGGELLVNYPVDDDLPAEHRTDTAPEAELRTLVADTLGGTEDARFERQVGSSFGARAGNTVTHLLREEGADSVAVVTPQAPLLSRTVIDSAAMKLRTNEVVLGPSTRGRTYYAGFTAPIDFDGAFEAPSLPTLAARGRDADRDVEFLASSPSMIDGDDLLDAVPLLRARFAAERVVPDYTAAFVHQHGLDVVVEDGEERVVRD
- a CDS encoding DUF5827 family protein — its product is MPEPKSTFDATYPCEFYEPAELFEPDLMYTVPEIARLLQGLEPDAQVDADTEAVLIDWAIPWVMSHAEDMVIAEPLEEDGPGYYGVAEHAVEEDTDAGDEDA
- a CDS encoding NUDIX hydrolase, which codes for MSSEDATAPGDPSGEADADADHENALQDVIAVDPDDTEQGTVNRLDAHTGDGIRHRAFTCLVYDAEGRILLAQRAPTKRLWDGHWDGTVASHPVEGQTQEDATEQRLEEELGITPDQYDDLRVTDKFEYKRYYPNEGVEWEVCSVLKVTLDDTSLDPDEAEIGGMLWVDYDHLHENPALYRQLRLCPWFEIAMRRDFS
- a CDS encoding ATP-NAD kinase family protein, with translation MHVGFVMNPVAGMGGRVGLKGTDGKVAEAIARGAEPRAPDRARRALARLATVAPDASVSTAADPMGERLVREAGFDPVRVVDPFGDDRNEDREPPGPTETTAAHTARVVEAFVASGGDDSEGDGTADPVDLVLFVGGDGTATDVAAALEAADSEVPMLGVPAGVKVYSSVFAVSPEDAAEVAATFSRTERREVMDIDEDAYREGEVHPELRAVARVPVADDLQSSKQTASGTVESLAEGVADDIRERDGEGVAFVLGPGSTVGAIKAELGFEPSPIGVDVWRDGEVVLRDGTEREILDALGEENVIVVSPIGGQGFVFGRGNPQLSPAVIRRCDLRIVASRAKLDDVRALRVDTDDPDLNEELAGWVRVRVGKFETRMMKIV